In Buchnera aphidicola (Brachycaudus cardui), the following are encoded in one genomic region:
- a CDS encoding anthranilate synthase component 1 yields the protein MRNNACKIEILQRKARYHLDPTTIFNHLCGSKSATLLLETAEVNKKNDLESIMIIDSAIRISAQNNSVQLTALSDNGAYILCMLKNNLDEDKKLKFFESSQSINIIFPAIENNLDEDKKLFSLSVFDAFRFIMNIFNDTKKKNKAIFFGGLFSYDLISSFESLPRLENKQKCPDFCFYLAETLLVLDHQKQTCLIQNSIFTTNTDEKKRIQQRAIEIEQKLAEELNIIPKHEIKNIELTSNMSDLQYCNIIQKLQILIQKGEIFQVVPSRKFFLPCTNALSAYQELKKSNPSPYMFFMQDKDFKLFGASPESSLKFDSKTHQIELYPIAGTRPRGRKKDGSLDLDLDSRIELEMRTNHKELAEHLMLVDLARNDLARICEPGSRYVSELVKVDKYSHVMHLVSKVVGKLKSGLDALHAYAACMNMGTLTGAPKVRAMQLIAESEQQKRGSYGGAIGYFTGSGNLDTCITIRSAYVEKDIATIQAGAGIVFNSVAKDEVNESLNKAQAVINAIKKAHDSRGTL from the coding sequence CAGCAACATTATTACTTGAAACAGCAGAAGTGAATAAAAAAAATGATTTAGAAAGTATAATGATTATTGATAGTGCAATACGCATTTCTGCTCAAAATAATTCTGTACAATTAACTGCACTTTCTGATAATGGTGCATATATTTTATGTATGTTAAAAAATAATCTAGATGAAGACAAAAAACTTAAATTTTTTGAATCTTCACAAAGCATCAATATAATTTTTCCTGCTATTGAAAACAATCTGGATGAAGACAAAAAACTTTTTTCATTATCAGTATTTGATGCATTTAGATTCATTATGAATATATTTAACGATACCAAGAAAAAAAATAAAGCAATTTTTTTTGGAGGTCTTTTTTCCTACGATCTGATTTCTAGTTTTGAATCATTGCCGAGACTAGAGAACAAACAAAAATGTCCAGACTTTTGTTTCTATTTAGCTGAAACTTTATTAGTTTTAGACCATCAAAAGCAAACATGTTTGATTCAAAATAGTATTTTTACTACAAACACAGATGAAAAAAAAAGAATTCAACAAAGAGCAATAGAAATAGAACAAAAACTTGCAGAAGAATTAAATATTATTCCGAAACATGAAATTAAAAATATTGAATTAACTTCAAACATGAGTGATTTGCAATATTGTAATATAATCCAAAAACTACAAATACTGATTCAAAAAGGCGAGATTTTTCAAGTTGTACCATCTCGAAAATTTTTTTTACCCTGCACCAATGCACTATCTGCTTACCAAGAATTAAAAAAAAGCAACCCTAGTCCCTATATGTTTTTCATGCAAGATAAAGATTTTAAACTTTTTGGTGCATCACCAGAAAGCTCTTTAAAATTTGATTCAAAAACACATCAAATTGAACTATATCCGATAGCAGGGACTAGACCTAGAGGCAGAAAAAAAGATGGATCGTTAGATTTAGATTTAGACAGTAGAATTGAACTTGAGATGAGAACTAATCATAAAGAACTTGCAGAACATTTAATGTTGGTAGATTTAGCTCGTAATGATCTTGCGCGCATTTGTGAACCGGGTTCAAGATATGTTTCAGAATTAGTTAAGGTTGATAAATATTCACATGTAATGCATTTAGTCTCTAAAGTAGTTGGCAAATTAAAAAGTGGATTAGATGCTCTGCATGCTTATGCTGCATGCATGAACATGGGAACGCTGACCGGAGCTCCTAAAGTTAGAGCTATGCAATTGATCGCTGAATCTGAACAACAAAAAAGAGGCAGTTATGGAGGCGCTATAGGTTATTTTACTGGTTCAGGAAATTTAGACACGTGTATAACGATACGGTCAGCATATGTAGAAAAAGATATCGCTACTATTCAAGCAGGTGCAGGTATTGTTTTTAATTCTGTAGCTAAAGATGAAGTGAATGAAAGCTTAAATAAAGCACAAGCGGTAATAAATGCGATAAAAAAAGCACATGATTCAAGAGGAACTCTTTAA